Sequence from the Fusobacterium periodonticum 1_1_41FAA genome:
CTCTTGCCATTTTATTTCCCATTCTTAAAGATGTAGGATCTTTTTCATTTTTAAAATAAGCATCTATCATATCTGTTATTTCAATAACTTTAGAATCTATTCCTAAGTCTTCAACTACTAACTTAGCATGATTTAAACTATCAGGATTTGAACTCTTATATGGCATCATAATAGCAAGTACATTTTCTTTTCCTAAAGCATCTCTTAGTAAGTAAGCTGCAAGAGCTGAGTCAATTCCACCTGATAAACCTAAAACAGCCTTAGAAAATCCATTCTTCTTAAAGTTTTCTTTTAAAAAATCAACCAATTCTTTATGAACTTCTTTCATATTTAAATCTAACTTATCCATCTTTACACCTCTTTTATTTCATCTAATCCAAATTTACCTAACTTAGCCGCTCTATAATCTCTTAGAAGTGTATAAGCTGCTTGTAAAACATTAAGTTCTCCACCTTTGTTTAACATAGCCATTCTTAAAGCAATCTTCGATAAAATATTTTCCATAATTTCATCATCTCTGTCTTCTTCTAAAAGTTTATATCTATCTTTTAAACTTGTCCATCTACCTTGTTTTAACATTTTTCTTATAAGAGAACAAGCAACATCTTCTATTGGTAGTATTTCATCTCTTATAGCACCTGATATTGCAAGATTAACTCCTACAGTTTCACTTTCAAATTTTGGCCACAGTATACCAGGGGTATCTAAAAGCTCTATACCTTCTTTTATTCTAACCCATTGTTTTCCTCTTGTAAAACCAGGTTTATTCCCAACACCAGCACTATTTTTACCAACTATTCTGTTTATTAGCCTAGATTTTCCTACATTAGGTATTCCTAAAACTATTATTCTTGTACTAACCTTTTTAAGTCCTTTTTTTAGTAATTTTTCTTTTCTTTCTTTAGAAACAAATTCAATAGCCTCATAAAGCTTTTTTAGATTATAGCCCGTTTCAGCACTCATTTCAACTACTTCATCGGCAAAATCTTGTTCCTTAAAATACTTTTTCCATACTTCTAATTCTTTCTTTTCAAGTAAATCAGACTTATTTAAAACTATTATTCTTTTTTTATTTTTACTAAGACTTGCTATATTAGGATTCTTACTTGATAAAGGTATTCTTGCATCAACAATTTCTAAAACTACATCAATAAGTTTTAAATTTTCTTCAATTAAATCCTTAGTTTTTTTCATATGTCCTGGATACCAGTTAATCTGTGTCATTGACATATTTATTTCCTCCCTTTTGTTGCCCTTCAACAAGCAATACTATCTCTCCCTTTATAGGATTTTTTTCAAGCTTTTCTATAAGTTCAGTAGTACTTCCTCTTAAAACTTCTTCATATATTTTTGTTATTTCTCTTACAATAACAACTTCTCTTTTTCCCATAAAAGTCTCTATGTCTCTTAAAGTTTTTTCTATTCTAAAAGGAGATTCATAGATGACTATAGTTCTTTCTTTTTCTTCTGCTAATTGTTTTAGAAGAGTTTGTCTACCTTTTTTCTTAGGTAGAAACCCTTCAAAACAAAAACGTCTCATACTTATACCTGCAATAGAGGCTGATGCAGTTAGTGCACTAGCACCAGGAATAGCTACAACCTTTATATTATTTTTATGAGCTTCATCGACCACTTCATAACCTGGATCAGATATACAAGGAGTTCCTGCATCAGTGACTAAAGCAATATTTTTTTCTTCTTTTAAAAGATTTATTATATTAGCTACCTGATGTTGTTTAGTATGCTCATCGTATCTGTAGACCGTATTTTTTATCTCATAGTGATCTAATAATTTTCTTGTTACTCTTGTGTCTTCTGCAAAAATATAGTCAACTTCTTTTAAAGTTCTTATAGCTCTAAAAGTCATATCTTCTAAATTTCCTATTGGCGTTGCAACTATATATAGCATATTCTCTCCTCTATTTCTTAGGTGAAGGTGTATTCTTCTGTGTTGGTGTGTTTAAGAATTTAATTGCTGCTTCTAGTTGTATATCTTTATGTGTATCTACTTCTTTAGCAGCTTTTTCACCTTTAACTTCTTTTATAATTTCTTTTTTATTTTCCTTTTGTTGATTTTCATCTATATTAGTTATAGTTCCATCTGAGATTAGGTAATAATCTTTATCTTCTACTTTTTTATCAGGTTCTATTCCAGTTCCATCTATAGAAATTCCATTTGGAGTATAATATTTAGCAATAGTTATTTTTATTCCATCTCCATCAGGTAAAGGAAGTAAAGTTTGTACACTACCTTT
This genomic interval carries:
- the ylqF gene encoding ribosome biogenesis GTPase YlqF, with protein sequence MSMTQINWYPGHMKKTKDLIEENLKLIDVVLEIVDARIPLSSKNPNIASLSKNKKRIIVLNKSDLLEKKELEVWKKYFKEQDFADEVVEMSAETGYNLKKLYEAIEFVSKERKEKLLKKGLKKVSTRIIVLGIPNVGKSRLINRIVGKNSAGVGNKPGFTRGKQWVRIKEGIELLDTPGILWPKFESETVGVNLAISGAIRDEILPIEDVACSLIRKMLKQGRWTSLKDRYKLLEEDRDDEIMENILSKIALRMAMLNKGGELNVLQAAYTLLRDYRAAKLGKFGLDEIKEV
- the rsmI gene encoding 16S rRNA (cytidine(1402)-2'-O)-methyltransferase, whose product is MLYIVATPIGNLEDMTFRAIRTLKEVDYIFAEDTRVTRKLLDHYEIKNTVYRYDEHTKQHQVANIINLLKEEKNIALVTDAGTPCISDPGYEVVDEAHKNNIKVVAIPGASALTASASIAGISMRRFCFEGFLPKKKGRQTLLKQLAEEKERTIVIYESPFRIEKTLRDIETFMGKREVVIVREITKIYEEVLRGSTTELIEKLEKNPIKGEIVLLVEGQQKGGNKYVNDTD